A window from Centropristis striata isolate RG_2023a ecotype Rhode Island chromosome 2, C.striata_1.0, whole genome shotgun sequence encodes these proteins:
- the galr1b gene encoding galanin receptor type 1b: MLLPGNESSGWAPVPESNRSEAAEGGGSGPEAVVVPVVFGLIFVVGVVGNSLVMVVIGKVQYGGGGGGGARRVGSPTNIFILNLSVADLSFLLFCVPFQATIYSLPQWVFGALLCRFGHYFSTVSMLVSIFTLAAMSVDRYLAVVRSNKSPRVRSRRNALIGICVIWTLSLLFSVPVAQHQVLTDHPAAPNSTFCWERWSGGSRQAYKVSILLVGYLLPLLLISCCYTRVLFHLHKKMKNMSKKSQRSKRKTAQTVLLLVSAFTVCWLPHHIVALWVEFGSFPLNDASFAFRILSHCLSYGNSCVNPVLYAFVSQNFRRACSQVFSCSRSPPPARGESVRLRRENSSATHSTTNI, encoded by the exons ATGCTGCTGCCGGGAAACGAGTCCTCCGGCTGGGCTCCGGTCCCGGAGTCCAACCGGAGCGAGGCGGCGGAGGGCGGCGGGTCCGGTCCGGAGGCGGTGGTCGTGCCGGTGGTGTTCGGGCTGATCTTCGTGGTGGGGGTGGTGGGGAACTCTCTGGTGATGGTGGTGATCGGGAAGGTGCAGTACggagggggaggtggagggggggcCAGGCGCGTCGGGAGCCCCACCAACATCTTCATCCTGAACCTGAGCGTGGCGGACCTCAGCTTCCTGCTCTTCTGCGTCCCGTTCCAGGCCACCATCTACTCCCTGCCGCAGTGGGTGTTCGGGGCTCTGCTCTGCAGGTTCGGACACTACTTCTCCACCGTCAGCATGCTGGTGAGCATCTTCACGCTGGCGGCCATGTCCGTGGACCGTTACCTGGCCGTGGTGCGCTCCAACAAGTCTCCGCGCGTCCGGAGCCGCAGGAACGCGCTGATCGGGATCTGCGTGATCTGGACTCTGTCTCTGTTGTTCTCGGTGCCGGTGGCCCAGCACCAGGTCCTCACCGACCACCCCGCCGCCCCCAACAGCACCTTCTGCTGGGAGAGGTGGTCCGGAGGCTCCAGACAGGCGTACAAGGTGTCCATCCTGCTGGTCGGGTacctgctgccgctgctgctcaTCAGCTGCTGCTACACCAGG GTTCTGTTTCATCTTCATAAAAAGATGAAGAACATGTCCAAGAAGTCGCAGCGCTCCAAAAGAAAG ACGGCCCAGACGGTCCTCCTGCTGGTCTCGGCCTTCACCGTGTGCTGGCTGCCGCACCACATCGTGGCCCTGTGGGTGGAGTTCGGCTCGTTCCCTCTGAACGACGCGTCCTTCGCCTTCCGGATCCTGTCCCACTGCCTGTCCTACGGGAATTCTTGCGTCAATCCCGTCCTCTACGCCTTCGTGTCCCAGAACTTCCGCCGGGCGTGCAGTCAGGTGTTCTCCTGCTCCAGGTCCCCGCCGCCGGCCCGGGGCGAGTCGGTCCGACTGCGCCGGGAGAACTCCTCCGCCACGCACTCCACCACCAACATCTGA